TGTAATTCTGTCTAAAGCTGCTTCAAGATCAATTTGTTTAGCGCCATAACCAAACCGCAGATAATGATCCATACCGTACCAATCACCGGCCACCAGCATAACACTGGCTTCATTACGGACCTTGTCAACTAGTTCAGAGGAATTAATGTCCCAGTCATAACTTGCAAATGCCATAGCACCTGCATCCGGTGGAATAAAACTAAACCTCCCTTGAAATAAATCTACCCATGTCTGAAACAAAGCCAGGTTTTTGGTCAGTGCATCTCGAGTGCGATTCAATGTTTTCATACGATTATCAGGAAGGAGTACGTGGGCCGCAATCATATCACTCAATCGGCCAATGGCAATGGATGTATAATCGTGAGTGGCCCAACATTTCTGTATATATTCCTCGTTGGAGAGCGACCATCCCAGTCGCAATCCCGGCAACCCGTAGGCTTTGGATAAACCGCAATTCACGATAGTCTTAGGATAATCAATTTCCCAAACTGAAGTACATTCTTCTCGATTCAATTCTGCCCCACGGTAAACTTCGTCAGACAATATCCATGCGCCCACATTTTGGGCTATCTCACCAATGGCATGAATAGTTTCCTTGGGTAAAACAGAACCGGTGGGATTATTGGGATTACAGAT
This portion of the Candidatus Neomarinimicrobiota bacterium genome encodes:
- a CDS encoding aminotransferase class I/II-fold pyridoxal phosphate-dependent enzyme, which codes for ICNPNNPTGSVLPKETIHAIGEIAQNVGAWILSDEVYRGAELNREECTSVWEIDYPKTIVNCGLSKAYGLPGLRLGWSLSNEEYIQKCWATHDYTSIAIGRLSDMIAAHVLLPDNRMKTLNRTRDALTKNLALFQTWVDLFQGRFSFIPPDAGAMAFASYDWDINSSELVDKVRNEASVMLVAGDWYGMDHYLRFGYGAKQIDLEAALDRITPVFNSL